The following proteins are encoded in a genomic region of Oncorhynchus keta strain PuntledgeMale-10-30-2019 chromosome 35, Oket_V2, whole genome shotgun sequence:
- the LOC118368651 gene encoding echinoderm microtubule-associated protein-like 3 isoform X5: MFIRGRPITMYVPSNIQNYDDLRMEPPVEKLELDWVYGYRGRDCRANLYLLASGEAVYFIACVVVLYHINNRTQRHYSKHTDCVRCLTIHPDKVRVASGQTAGVDKDGKPLQPYVHIWDSSTLITLQQIGLGTFERGVGSVAFSFADSGAFLCVIDDSNEHMLSVWDCAKGTKHAEVKSTNEAVFTVEFNPNDSTNIITCGKSHVYFWTLSAGSLTKKQGIFGKYKKPKFIQCFVFSLTGDVLTGDSEGNILTWGKSPGDVKTLGKGAKETFQIMRQTRAHDGSVFTLCMLQGGALLSGGGKDRKIIRWSADLAPERECEIPEKFGAVRCIADVDGEELLVGTTRNAILRGTFSDGFVAIVQGHVDEMWGLATHPSQDVFLTCGHDRLVCVWNTEEHKLDWCTTLEEYGLCADFCPNGAVVSVGLSTGRWLVLDLQTKDIVSDYTDGNEQLSVMRYSTDGSFLAVGSHDNFIYIYNVTESGRRYSRYGKCNGHSSFITHLDWSKDGKYIMSNSGDYEILYWDIAGGCKLLRNRYESKDREWASYTCVLGFHVMGVWLEGSDGTDINALCRSHNERMVAVADDFCKVHLFQYPCPKPKAPNHSYEGHGSHVTNVRFTHCDSHVLSMGGKDTCILQWRVKRGGTGDSGGDRLHSSSSTSTSSPEP; this comes from the exons ATGTTCATCCGCGGCCGACCAATCACCATGTATGTCCCCTCCAACATCCAGAACTACGATGACCTGAGGATGGAGCCACCTGTAGAGAAACTGGAACTCGATTGGGT TTACGGTTACCGGGGGCGCGACTGCCGAGCCAACCTGTACCTGCTGGCGTCGGGGGAGGCAGTATACTTCATTGCGTGTGTGGTGGTGCTGTACCACATCAACAACCGCACTCAACGCCACTACAGCAAACACACAGACTGTGTCCGCTG tctaaccatccatccagacaaggTGCGGGTGGCGTCGGGACAGACGGCTGGGGTGGATAAGGATGGCAAG CCCCTGCAGCCTTATGTCCACATATGGGATTCCTCCACACTGATCACCCTACAACAGATAGGACTGGGCACGTTTGAGCGAGGTGTAGGATCTGTAGCCTTCTCCTTTGCA GACTCTGGAGCCTTCCTCTGTGTGATTGATGACTCCAATGAAcacatgctgtctgtgtgggactGCGCCAAAGGAACCAAGCACGCAGAGGTTAAG AGCACCAACGAGGCGGTGTTTACAGTAGAGTTCAACCCCAACGACAGCACCAACATCATCACCTGTGGGAAGTCTCACGTCTACTTCTGGACGCTAAGTGCTGGCTCACTCACCAAGAAACAGGGCATCTTTGGG AAATACAAGAAGCCCAAGTTCATTCAGTGCTTTGTGTTCAGCCTGACGGGAGACGTGCTGACTGGGGACTCAGAGGGGAACATCCTGACATGGGGCAAATCACCCGGTGACGTCAAGACACTGGGGAAAGGGGCCAAAG AGACATTCCAGATCATGCGGCAGACGCGGGCCCACGACGGCAGTGTGTTTACTCTGTGTATGCTGCAGGGGGGTGCTCTCCTCAGCGGCGGGGGCAAAGACCGTAAGATCATCCGCTGGAGCGCTGACCTTGCACccgagagagagtgtgag ATTCCAGAAAAGTTTGGGGCGGTCCGTTGCATTGCGGATGTAGACGGGGAAGAGTTGTTGGTTGGTACCACCCGAAATGCCATCCTGAGGGGCACTTTTTCTGACGGCTTTGTGGCCATAGTACAG GGCCATGTGGATGAGATGTGGGGCTTGGCCACACACCCCTCCCAGGATGTCTTCCTCACCTGTGGACATGACAGACTGGTGTGCGTGTGGAACACAGAGGAGCACAAACTGGACTGGTGCACCACGCTAGAG GAGTATGGACTGTGTGCTGATTTCTGTCCCAATGGGGCTGTGGTGTCTGTTGGGCTCAGCACAGGCAG GTGGCTGGTCCTTGACCTGCAGACCAAAGACATAGTCTCAGACTACACCGACGGGAATGAACAGCTGTCCGTAATGAGATACTCAACAG ATGGTAGCTTCCTGGCTGTGGGTTCCCATGACAACTTCATCTACATCTATAACGTCACAGAGAGTGGACGGCGCTACTCCCGCTACGGAAAGTGTAAC GGTCACTCCAGCTTCATCACTCACCTTGATTGGTCCAAAGACGGGAAGTACATTATGTCCAACTCAGGCGATTACGAAATCCTTTACT GGGACATCGCTGGAGGCTGCAAACTGTTGAGGAACCGCTATGAGAGCAAAGACAGAGAATGGGCGTCCTACACCTGCGTACTGGGCTTCCACGTCATGG GTGTGTGGTTGGAGGGTTCAGACGGTACAGACATCAACGCCCTCTGTCGCTCCCACAATGAGAGAATGGTGGCGGTGGCCGACGACTTCTGTAAAGTCCACCTCTTCCAGTACCCCTGCCCAAAACCCAAA GCTCCAAACCACAGCTATGAGGGCCATGGCAGTCACGTGACCAACGTGCGCTTCACCCACTGTGACAGTCACGTGCTCTCCATGGGCGGCAAGGACACCTGTATCCTCCAGTGGAGGGTCAAGAGAGGAGGGACGGGGGACAGCGGTGGAGACCGCCTacactcctcctcttccacctcaaCCAGCTCCCCAGAACCttaa